CAGGTGCAGGAAATCCTTTCGCGCACCCTCAAGCTCAGCCGGATCGACGTTCCCGGCATCGCCCGGGTACTCGACGTGGCCCACAGCGGTTCGGGCGGGCTGATCGTCTCGGAGTGGATCCGCGGCGGCTCGCTGGCCGAGGTGGCCGACACCTCACCGTCGCCGATCGGCGGGGCGCGGGCCATCCAGTCCCTGGCCGCGGCCGCCGAGGCAGCCCACCGCGCCGGCGTGGCCCTGTCGATCGATCACCCCAGCCGGGTGCGGGTCAGCATCGAAGGTGATGTGGCACTGGCGTTTCCGGCCACCATGCCCGACGCCACCCCCGACGACGACATCCGCGGAATCGGCGCCGCGCTGTACGCACTGCTGGTCAACCGCTGGCCGCTGGCCGAGTCCGGCACCCACAGTGGTCTGGAACCGGCGGCGCGTGACCAGGCCGGCCAACCGGTCGAACCACGTGCGGTGGACCGCGACATCCCGTTCCAGATCTCGGCCGCAGCTGCCCGCGCCGTCCAGCCCGGTGGTGGAATCCGGAGTGCTCCAACACTTTTGAATCTGCTGCAACAGGCCACCGCGATCGCGGACCGGACCGAGCTGATGGGTTCGGTCGAGGAGACACCGGTCCCGGCGGCCCCGGCCCGCACCCACCACGAGACTCCTGAAGAACACGAAGCCGCCGAGGCCCGCCGTCGAAAGGGCCTGATCATCGGGGTGAGCGTGGCCGCGGGCATCATCCTGGTGGCCCTGATCGTGATGGTCTCGGTGCTCAACCGGATCTTCGGTGACGTCGGAGGCGGCCTCAACCGCGACGAACTCGGCCTGAACGCGCCGACCACGAGCAGCGAAGAGACCGGGGGCGACTCCGCGGCCGCCGGCAGCACCGTGAAACCTGTTCGGGCCACGGTCTTCTCACCCGAGGGCGAGGCCGATTCCCCGGCCACGGCCGGGCAGGCCATCGACGGCAGCGCCAGCACGGCGTGGTCCACCGACACGTACTCGGATCCGGCTCCCTTCCCCGGGTTCAAGAACGGGGTCGGCCTGATGCTGCAGCTGCCGGAGCCGACGGTGATCGGCTCGGTCACCCTCAACGTGACCAGCACCGGCACCGCGGTACAGATCCGTTCGGCACAGTCGGCCACCCCGTCGTCACTGTCGGACACCACCGAGCTGACGCCGGCCACGCCGCTGAAGCCGGGCTCCAACACCATCTCGGTGGACGAGGCGTCGTCGACGTCATACGTGCTGGTGTGGATCTCGACGCTGGGCACCGTCGACGGCAAGAGCCGCACCGACATCTCCGAAATCACCATCAAAGCCGCTTCCTGAGCCGTCATCCCCAGCCCGGATCGGGCATCGACCTGCGGTGATGCCCCTTCCGGCAAACAAGTGTCCGGGCCGGTACCCGACAGCGTTTAAGTTCAGCGTGTGGGAAGGTTCGGGGGAACCGGCAAGCCGGTGACAGCGCAGCTGCCGGGACACGACACCCCCGCGCGCTCCGACGCCGAACTGCTGGCCGCGCACGTGGCCGGGGACCGCTATGCATTCGAGGAACTGGTCCACCGGCACCACGGCCAGTTGCGCCGGCTGGCCTTCCTCACCAGCCGCCATCCCGACGACGCCGATGATGCCGTGCAGGATGCGCTGTTGTCGGCGCATCGCACGGCCGCGTCGTTCCGCTACGACTCGGCGGTCAGCAGCTGGCTGTACCGCATCGTCGTGAACGCCTGCCTGGACCGGGTGCGCCGGTCACGCAACCAGCCGGCCTCCTACGAGCTCGGCCACCTGATCCACCTGCGCGACCCCTCGGGCGATCCGGCCCCGCGGGTGGACACCGCGATCATGGTGGAGCGGGCGCTGATGCAGCTGCCGGTCGAACAGCGGGCGGCCGTGGTGGCCGTTGACATGCGGGGCTATTCGGTGGCCGAGACAGCTCGCCTGCTCGGCGTGGCCGAGGGCACCGTGAAGAGCCGGTGCGCCCGCGCCAGGACCAAGCTGGCCCGCCTGCTCCAGTATTTTGAATCCGATGAACGGCAGCGCGCCCCGAGTGCCGTCGGACGGCCCGATACCCGCTGAGCTCCTCGCCGACCTGCAGGCCGGTCTGCTCGACGACGCCACTGCCGCGCACGTACGACGGCGGATCCGCACCGACCCGCAGGCCGGGCCCGAGGCCAGGACCACCCTGGCCGCGCTCGACCGGGTGCGCGGTGAACTCGCCGATCTGGGGCGGGACACGTCCTCGGCTCCCCCGGTGCCCGCCGAGGTGAGTGCCCGGCTGTCCGAGGTACTGCGGGCCGCGCCGGCACCGGCGGCCTCGTCGACGCGCCGCTGGAAACGGTTGGGCGCCCTCGTCGGGGCGTGTGCCGCGGTGGTGGCGACGGTGGTCGGCGGCATGGTGTTACTGCGGCCCGCCGGTTCGACGCCATCGACGAGGACCAGCCTCGGCCAGATCACCGTGTCCCCACCGCGCGGCACGATCGACCTGCCCGAACCCCAGCTCCAGGGCCTGCTCGCACAGCCGCCCGACCTCGGGCCCCTGACCGGCCCCCGCCGCGCCGCCTGCCTGTCGACGCTGGGTTACCCGCCGGATGTCCGGATTCTCGGCGCCCGCCCGCTCGA
The genomic region above belongs to Mycolicibacterium sp. HK-90 and contains:
- the sigM gene encoding RNA polymerase sigma factor SigM; translated protein: MTAQLPGHDTPARSDAELLAAHVAGDRYAFEELVHRHHGQLRRLAFLTSRHPDDADDAVQDALLSAHRTAASFRYDSAVSSWLYRIVVNACLDRVRRSRNQPASYELGHLIHLRDPSGDPAPRVDTAIMVERALMQLPVEQRAAVVAVDMRGYSVAETARLLGVAEGTVKSRCARARTKLARLLQYFESDERQRAPSAVGRPDTR